One window of Candidatus Mycobacterium wuenschmannii genomic DNA carries:
- the aroC gene encoding chorismate synthase: MLRWTTAGESHGRALMAMVEGMVAGVAVTSNDIADELARRRLGYGRGARMKFERDQVTVLGGVRHGITLGGPIAIEVGNTEWPKWETVMAADPVDPAELEVARNAPLTRPRPGHADYAGMLKYEFDDARPVLERASARETAARVAAGTVARQFLRQALGVEVLSHVISIGDSTPYDGPPPLPGDLAAIDNSGVRAFDKAAEASMIAEIEAAKKDGDTLGGVVEAVVTGLPIGLGSFTSGDNRLDSQLAAAVMGIQAIKGVEIGDGFQTARRRGSRAHDEMYPGPDGIVRSTNRAGGLEGGMTNGQPLRVRAAMKPISTVPRALATVDMATGDEAVAINQRSDVCAVPAAGVVVEAMVALVLARAALEKFGGDSLTETRRNIEAYLRSVAEREPVSDVRASG, encoded by the coding sequence GTGTTGCGATGGACTACTGCTGGTGAATCCCACGGCCGCGCCCTGATGGCGATGGTCGAAGGCATGGTCGCCGGCGTCGCGGTCACCTCGAACGACATCGCTGACGAGTTGGCCCGCCGCCGTCTCGGCTATGGCCGCGGCGCCCGGATGAAATTCGAGCGCGACCAGGTCACTGTTCTGGGCGGCGTCCGACACGGCATCACTTTGGGCGGGCCGATCGCCATCGAGGTCGGAAACACCGAGTGGCCCAAGTGGGAGACCGTGATGGCAGCCGACCCAGTCGACCCCGCAGAGCTCGAAGTCGCGCGCAACGCCCCGCTGACCCGGCCGCGGCCCGGCCACGCCGATTACGCCGGCATGCTCAAGTACGAATTCGACGACGCCCGCCCGGTACTCGAGCGGGCTAGTGCGCGCGAGACCGCGGCCCGCGTCGCCGCCGGTACCGTCGCCCGACAGTTCCTCCGGCAGGCCCTCGGCGTCGAGGTGCTCTCGCACGTCATCTCGATCGGTGATTCCACGCCCTATGACGGACCCCCGCCGCTACCCGGCGACCTCGCCGCGATCGACAACAGCGGGGTGCGGGCGTTCGACAAAGCGGCCGAGGCGTCGATGATCGCCGAGATCGAGGCGGCCAAGAAGGACGGCGACACCCTCGGGGGTGTGGTGGAAGCCGTCGTCACCGGCTTGCCGATCGGCCTGGGCTCGTTCACCAGCGGCGACAACCGGCTCGACAGCCAACTGGCCGCCGCCGTGATGGGCATCCAGGCGATCAAGGGTGTCGAGATCGGTGACGGCTTCCAGACGGCCCGCCGGCGCGGCAGTCGCGCGCACGACGAGATGTACCCGGGGCCGGACGGCATCGTCCGCTCCACCAATCGGGCCGGCGGACTGGAAGGCGGCATGACCAACGGCCAGCCGCTGCGGGTCCGCGCCGCCATGAAGCCGATCTCCACCGTGCCGCGGGCGCTGGCCACCGTCGACATGGCAACCGGTGATGAGGCCGTCGCGATCAATCAGCGGTCGGACGTCTGCGCGGTGCCCGCCGCCGGCGTCGTCGTCGAGGCCATGGTCGCACTGGTGCTGGCCCGCGCCGCGCTGGAGAAATTCGGTGGCGACTCGCTGACCGAGACACGGCGCAACATCGAGGCGTACCTACGCTCGGTCGCCGAGCGTGAACCCGTCTCCGACGTCCGGGCGTCTGGGTAA
- the aroB gene encoding 3-dehydroquinate synthase produces MTNEPVTIPVNVDPPYPVIVGTGLLGELGDVLAGRHRVAILHQPVLTQTAEAIRQHLADKGIDAHQIEIPDAEAGKDLPVVGYIWEVLGRIGIDRKDALVSLGGGAATDVAGFAAATWLRGVSIVHVPTTLLAMVDAAVGGKTGINTDAGKNLVGAFHQPTAVLVDLATLQTLPHNEIAAGMAEVVKAGFIADPVILDLIESDPQAALDPAGEVLPELIRRAIAVKAEVVAADEKESALREILNYGHTLGHAIERRERYQWRHGAAVSVGMVFAAELGRLTGRLDDSTAQRHRDILTSIGLPTSYDADALPQLLESMAGDKKTRAGVLRFVVLDGLAKPGRLEGPDPALLAAAYAEVGTR; encoded by the coding sequence ATGACCAACGAACCGGTCACCATCCCGGTGAACGTCGACCCGCCGTACCCGGTCATTGTCGGCACCGGGCTACTCGGCGAACTCGGCGATGTGCTCGCCGGGCGGCACCGGGTCGCGATCCTGCACCAGCCGGTGCTGACACAGACCGCCGAGGCCATCCGGCAGCACCTGGCCGACAAGGGCATCGACGCACACCAGATCGAGATTCCGGACGCGGAGGCGGGCAAGGACCTGCCCGTCGTCGGATACATCTGGGAAGTGTTGGGCCGCATCGGAATCGACCGCAAGGACGCTCTGGTCAGCCTCGGCGGCGGTGCCGCCACCGACGTCGCGGGCTTCGCCGCGGCGACGTGGCTACGCGGGGTGTCGATCGTGCACGTGCCCACCACGCTGCTGGCGATGGTCGATGCGGCCGTCGGCGGTAAGACCGGTATCAACACCGACGCCGGCAAGAACCTGGTCGGCGCGTTTCACCAGCCGACCGCGGTGCTGGTCGACCTCGCGACGCTGCAGACGTTGCCGCACAACGAGATTGCCGCCGGCATGGCCGAGGTCGTCAAGGCCGGCTTCATCGCCGACCCGGTGATTCTCGACCTGATCGAGTCCGACCCGCAGGCCGCTCTGGACCCGGCGGGGGAGGTGTTGCCCGAGCTGATCCGGCGGGCGATCGCCGTCAAGGCCGAGGTGGTTGCGGCCGACGAGAAAGAGTCGGCGCTGCGCGAAATCCTCAACTACGGCCACACCCTGGGCCACGCCATCGAGCGGCGCGAGCGCTACCAGTGGCGGCACGGCGCCGCAGTGTCGGTGGGCATGGTGTTCGCCGCCGAATTGGGCCGCCTCACGGGGCGTCTCGATGACTCGACTGCGCAGCGCCACCGTGACATCCTGACCTCGATCGGGCTGCCGACCAGTTACGACGCCGATGCGCTGCCACAGTTACTGGAATCGATGGCCGGCGACAAGAAGACCCGCGCCGGAGTGTTGCGGTTCGTGGTCCTCGACGGACTGGCCAAACCCGGCCGGCTGGAGGGCCCGGACCCGGCGCTGCTGGCGGCGGCGTACGCGGAGGTGGGAACGCGGTGA
- the aroQ gene encoding type II 3-dehydroquinate dehydratase gives MTINVLNGPNLGRLGRREPEVYGSTTHDDLVALVEREAAGLGLKAVVRQSDSEAHLLDWIHLAADNKEPVILNAGALTHTSIALRDACAELSAPLIEVHISNVFAREEFRHHSYLSPIASGVIVGCGVQGYVLALRYLASLND, from the coding sequence GTGACGATCAATGTGCTCAACGGACCCAACCTGGGCCGGCTCGGCCGCCGCGAGCCCGAGGTCTACGGCAGTACGACACACGACGATCTGGTGGCGCTGGTCGAGCGTGAGGCGGCCGGGCTCGGGCTGAAAGCCGTTGTGCGACAGAGCGACAGCGAGGCCCATCTGCTCGACTGGATCCACTTGGCCGCCGACAACAAGGAACCGGTGATCCTCAACGCCGGGGCGCTGACCCACACGTCAATCGCGCTACGCGACGCCTGTGCCGAATTGAGCGCGCCCCTGATCGAGGTGCATATCTCCAATGTCTTTGCGCGCGAAGAGTTTCGGCATCACTCGTACCTGAGCCCGATCGCCAGTGGCGTCATCGTGGGCTGCGGCGTGCAGGGCTACGTGCTGGCCCTGCGCTACCTGGCAAGCCTGAACGACTAG
- a CDS encoding B-4DMT family transporter: MTNWMLRGLVFAGAMVVVRVFQGSLISVLQTQATLISLVLLALFIVGVVIWGLIDGREDAASTPDPDRREDLAMTWLLAGLIAGLLSGVVTWLIAVFYKAVYVGGLINELTTFAAFTALVVFVGAICGVAVGRWRVDRAGAYKPQAAKTGGDDERADTDVFAAVRGDQAATEGGAVAEWPEEQTSSVATAEREYEAPTAYSQESAETSEAPAAHDTEKTETLPAHEPATEHIEKPKTD, translated from the coding sequence ATGACTAACTGGATGCTGCGTGGCCTGGTGTTCGCCGGCGCAATGGTCGTCGTTCGGGTGTTCCAGGGCTCGCTGATCAGCGTGCTGCAGACGCAGGCCACGCTGATCAGCCTCGTGCTGCTGGCCCTGTTCATCGTGGGCGTGGTCATCTGGGGTCTGATCGACGGCCGCGAGGACGCGGCGAGCACTCCCGACCCGGACCGCCGCGAGGACCTGGCGATGACGTGGCTGCTGGCCGGCCTGATCGCCGGCCTGCTCAGCGGCGTGGTGACCTGGCTGATCGCGGTGTTCTACAAAGCGGTCTACGTGGGCGGCCTCATCAACGAGCTCACGACCTTCGCGGCGTTCACCGCACTGGTGGTGTTTGTCGGTGCGATCTGCGGTGTGGCCGTGGGCCGCTGGCGGGTCGACCGCGCCGGCGCCTACAAGCCGCAGGCAGCGAAGACCGGTGGTGACGACGAGCGCGCCGACACCGACGTGTTCGCCGCCGTTCGGGGCGACCAGGCCGCAACCGAGGGCGGCGCGGTCGCCGAATGGCCGGAAGAGCAGACCAGCTCCGTGGCGACGGCCGAACGCGAGTACGAGGCGCCGACGGCCTACAGCCAGGAATCCGCCGAGACCAGCGAGGCGCCCGCAGCGCACGACACCGAGAAGACCGAGACGCTGCCCGCCCACGAGCCGGCCACCGAGCACATTGAGAAGCCGAAGACCGACTAG
- a CDS encoding M24 family metallopeptidase: MTHSKRRAALGARLRVAELDAMLVTDLINVRYLSGFTGSNAALLVFADDGEAVLATDGRYRTQAAQQAPDLEVAIERACGRYLAGRAAAGTSRRVGFESHVVTVDGYDALAAAAGDTELVRASQTVEALREVKDAGEVALLRLACEAADAALADLLDRGGLRPGRTEREVGRDLEALMLDHGADGVSFETIVAAGPNSAIPHHRPTDAALAVGDFVKIDFGALVGGYHSDMTRTFVLGRAAEWQREIYDLVSGAQRAGREALGAGTDLADVDGAARGVIVEAGHGEHFGHGLGHGVGLQIHEAPGIGSTATGTLLAGSVVTVEPGVYLPERGGVRIEDTLVVPSDGEPELLTRFPKELMVIG, encoded by the coding sequence GTGACACATTCCAAACGGCGAGCCGCTCTCGGAGCTCGACTCCGGGTCGCGGAATTGGACGCGATGCTGGTCACCGACCTGATCAACGTGCGCTATCTGTCCGGTTTCACCGGGTCGAACGCGGCGTTGCTGGTGTTCGCCGACGACGGGGAGGCCGTCTTGGCCACCGACGGGCGCTACCGGACCCAGGCCGCGCAGCAGGCGCCCGACCTGGAGGTGGCGATCGAGCGGGCCTGCGGGCGTTATCTGGCCGGTCGTGCGGCGGCCGGCACGTCGCGGCGAGTGGGTTTTGAAAGCCACGTGGTCACCGTCGACGGTTACGACGCCCTGGCCGCCGCGGCGGGGGACACCGAATTGGTCCGCGCCTCACAGACTGTGGAGGCATTGCGCGAGGTCAAAGACGCCGGTGAAGTCGCGCTGCTGCGGTTGGCCTGCGAGGCCGCCGATGCCGCGCTGGCCGACCTGCTCGACCGCGGCGGCCTGCGGCCCGGACGCACCGAGCGGGAGGTCGGCCGCGATCTGGAGGCGCTGATGCTCGACCACGGCGCCGACGGCGTCTCCTTCGAGACGATCGTGGCGGCGGGGCCGAATTCGGCGATCCCGCACCACCGGCCCACCGACGCGGCGCTGGCCGTCGGTGACTTCGTCAAGATCGACTTCGGGGCGCTGGTCGGCGGCTACCACTCCGACATGACGCGAACCTTCGTGCTGGGCCGGGCCGCCGAGTGGCAGCGCGAGATCTACGACCTGGTCAGCGGGGCGCAGCGGGCCGGGCGGGAGGCGTTGGGCGCCGGCACCGACCTGGCCGACGTGGACGGCGCGGCCCGCGGCGTGATCGTCGAGGCCGGGCACGGCGAGCACTTCGGCCACGGCCTGGGCCACGGTGTGGGCCTGCAGATCCACGAAGCGCCGGGAATCGGGTCCACCGCCACCGGCACGTTGCTCGCGGGGTCCGTTGTCACCGTCGAGCCCGGGGTCTACCTGCCCGAACGCGGCGGCGTCCGTATCGAGGACACGCTGGTGGTGCCGTCCGACGGCGAGCCGGAGTTGCTCACCCGGTTCCCGAAGGAGCTGATGGTCATCGGTTAG
- a CDS encoding GGDEF domain-containing protein, protein MSWHRRLRGPSNPTAEQYLTQRDKLEILSKLVMRETTYRYSIAAFVVVFALIGVLILFSHDGPRTLPERVVAWGFYASTIPVGVAMMRVNHTTIWWSHHTGYRHAPELFVFYADVGLTSVLLTLQNGMVAGFGAMLFAIIGTYVAHFVTPTARLIHVVFTSCVIIGLGWWALDYGDLDVPAVITAVLIGLFVVNGTVALHSIYTTEVRRAIASKHTHANTDPLTGIANRRAFNTRARDLIEASEDGVDVMLIDIDNFKTANDTHGHDRGDEILVDVALAILTAVDSTAVVARLGGDEFAVAAHPVDGRHYSAKTLRDRVVEQTGILVSVGWAATEPGTTDSSDALSAAVAAADIDLYAAKSARKMVAD, encoded by the coding sequence ATGTCCTGGCATCGCCGGCTGCGTGGCCCGTCAAATCCCACAGCCGAGCAATACCTGACCCAGCGGGACAAGCTCGAGATCCTGAGCAAGCTCGTCATGCGCGAGACGACCTACCGGTACTCCATTGCAGCCTTCGTCGTCGTGTTTGCGCTCATCGGCGTGCTCATCTTGTTTTCCCATGATGGTCCGCGCACTCTGCCGGAACGCGTCGTCGCCTGGGGCTTCTACGCGTCCACGATTCCGGTCGGCGTGGCGATGATGCGGGTCAATCACACGACGATCTGGTGGTCGCACCACACCGGCTATCGCCACGCGCCGGAGTTGTTCGTCTTCTACGCGGACGTCGGGCTCACCTCGGTGCTGTTGACCCTGCAGAACGGCATGGTGGCGGGATTCGGCGCGATGCTGTTCGCGATCATCGGAACCTACGTCGCTCATTTCGTGACGCCGACGGCGCGGCTGATCCATGTCGTGTTCACCAGCTGCGTCATCATCGGTCTCGGCTGGTGGGCACTCGATTACGGGGATCTCGACGTCCCCGCCGTCATCACGGCGGTGCTCATCGGGCTGTTCGTCGTCAACGGCACCGTCGCGCTGCACAGCATCTACACCACCGAAGTGCGGCGAGCGATCGCGTCCAAGCACACGCACGCCAACACCGATCCGCTGACCGGGATCGCGAACCGGCGCGCCTTCAACACCCGCGCCCGCGATCTGATTGAGGCCAGCGAAGACGGCGTCGACGTGATGCTGATCGACATCGACAACTTCAAGACCGCCAACGACACCCACGGCCATGACCGGGGTGATGAGATCCTGGTCGACGTCGCCCTGGCGATTTTGACGGCCGTCGACTCAACCGCCGTCGTGGCACGCCTCGGCGGCGACGAATTCGCGGTCGCGGCTCATCCCGTGGATGGCCGGCATTATTCCGCAAAAACATTGCGCGACAGAGTCGTCGAGCAGACTGGGATCCTGGTGAGTGTCGGCTGGGCCGCCACCGAGCCGGGCACAACCGACAGCTCCGATGCTTTGTCGGCTGCGGTGGCCGCCGCCGACATCGACCTTTACGCCGCCAAGAGCGCCCGCAAGATGGTCGCCGACTAA
- the efp gene encoding elongation factor P, which yields MPSTADFKNGLVLVIDGQLWQITDFQHVKPGKGPAFVRTKLKNVLSGKVVDKTYNAGVKVETATVDRRDTTFLYRDGSDFVFMDSQDYEQHPLPESLVGDNSRFLLEGLPVQVAFHNGAPLYIELPVTVELVVTHTEPGLQGDRSSAGTKPATVETGAELQVPLFINTGDKLKVDSRDGSYLGRVNA from the coding sequence GTGCCAAGCACTGCCGATTTCAAAAATGGACTTGTACTGGTGATCGACGGCCAGCTCTGGCAGATCACCGACTTTCAGCACGTCAAGCCCGGCAAGGGTCCGGCGTTCGTGCGGACCAAGCTGAAAAATGTGCTCTCCGGCAAGGTCGTCGACAAGACCTACAACGCGGGTGTGAAGGTCGAGACCGCGACGGTGGACCGGCGCGACACCACCTTCCTCTACCGCGACGGCTCCGACTTCGTCTTCATGGACAGCCAGGACTACGAGCAGCACCCGCTGCCGGAGTCGCTGGTCGGCGACAACTCGCGCTTCCTGCTCGAGGGTCTGCCGGTGCAGGTGGCTTTCCACAACGGCGCACCCCTCTACATCGAGCTGCCGGTGACCGTCGAACTCGTTGTCACCCACACCGAGCCGGGCCTGCAGGGCGACCGGTCCAGCGCCGGCACCAAGCCGGCCACCGTGGAGACCGGCGCCGAGCTTCAGGTCCCGCTGTTCATCAACACCGGCGACAAGCTGAAGGTCGACTCCCGCGACGGAAGCTACCTGGGACGTGTCAACGCGTGA
- the nusB gene encoding transcription antitermination factor NusB has protein sequence MNSARPARPVKGRHQARKRAVDLLFEAEARGLTPAAAADARTALAEANDDVAPPHPYTVAVAHGVTEHAAHVDDLISSHLQGWTLDRLPAVDRAILRVAVYELLHADDVPAPVAVDEAVELAKELSTDDSPGFVNGVLGQVMLVTPNIRAAAEALQADADAGES, from the coding sequence GTGAATTCTGCCCGTCCCGCGCGACCGGTTAAAGGACGGCACCAGGCACGTAAGCGCGCCGTCGACTTGCTGTTCGAAGCCGAGGCGCGTGGGTTGACCCCCGCCGCGGCCGCGGATGCCCGCACCGCGCTCGCCGAGGCCAACGACGATGTGGCGCCGCCACACCCGTACACGGTGGCCGTGGCGCACGGCGTCACCGAGCACGCCGCTCACGTCGACGACCTGATCTCCTCACATCTGCAGGGCTGGACCCTGGATCGGCTGCCGGCCGTTGACCGGGCCATCCTGCGGGTCGCGGTCTACGAGCTGCTGCATGCCGACGATGTCCCCGCGCCGGTCGCCGTCGACGAGGCGGTCGAGCTCGCCAAGGAGCTTTCCACTGACGACTCGCCGGGTTTCGTCAACGGCGTGCTGGGGCAGGTCATGCTGGTGACCCCGAATATCCGGGCCGCGGCCGAGGCGCTACAGGCAGACGCGGACGCCGGCGAATCATGA
- a CDS encoding antitermination protein NusB, with protein sequence MTRLELRVLIAGILAATVVLGAVLCAAYGQAAIAAALAIYALGVGAWLYHSIERLVLARRIETVRAAATPFRPLLPVMAAIMALTQAVVRSLSDVTEVAPARRWIPITRGRKSDDDYQA encoded by the coding sequence ATGACCCGTCTGGAGCTGCGCGTTCTCATCGCCGGCATCCTGGCGGCAACGGTGGTTTTGGGCGCGGTGTTGTGCGCGGCCTACGGGCAGGCGGCGATCGCCGCGGCGCTGGCGATCTACGCGCTCGGTGTCGGCGCATGGCTGTATCACTCGATCGAGCGGCTCGTGCTGGCCCGCCGCATCGAGACGGTCCGCGCGGCCGCGACCCCGTTCCGTCCGCTGCTGCCGGTGATGGCGGCGATCATGGCGCTGACTCAGGCGGTGGTGCGGTCGCTGTCCGACGTCACCGAGGTCGCGCCCGCGCGCCGCTGGATTCCGATCACCCGGGGTCGAAAGTCCGACGACGACTATCAGGCCTGA
- a CDS encoding aminotransferase class I/II-fold pyridoxal phosphate-dependent enzyme, whose translation MDRDGRHPRRLCVSALAAVANPSYSRVDTWNLLDDACHQLAVVDRAGMDTSHEAARVRRLLNRLSAYERYWIYPGPENLAAYCGYLDQLATVSLAEQVSLAVRLLSEYGDRAALFDTSSSLADQELVARAKEQQFYTVLLADDAPVNAPEGLAESLRAVRDIGDDVQFELLVVSSVEDAITAVALNGEIQAAIIRHDIPLRSHDRVPLMTTLLGPNDEVIATDRTHDWVECGEWIRELRPHIDLYLLTDESIAAETDETGVYDRTFYRLNDVTDLHSTVLGGIRSRYATPFFDALRAYAARPAGQFHALPVARGASIFNSKTLRDMGEFYGRNIFMAETSTTSGGLDSLLDPHGNIKKAMDKAAHTWNSDHTYFVTNGTSTANKIVVQSLTRPGDIVLIDRNCHKSHHYGLVLAGAYPLYLDAYELQPFAIYGAVSLQTIKKALLDLEAAGQLHKVRMLLLTNCTFDGVVYNPRRVMEEVLAIKPDICFLWDEAWYAFATAVPWARQRTAMVSAERLESMLSSPAYAQEYLQWKESMRDIPRSEWGEHRLLPDPSQARVRVYATHSTHKSLSALRQASMIHIRDQDFNSLSRDAFGEAFLTHTSTSPNQQLLASLDLARRQVDIEGFQMVRYVYDMALVFRHRVRKDRLIGKWFRILDESDLVPNEFRQSAVSSYRQVRQGALADWNEAWRSDQFVLDPTRVTLFIGKTGMNGFDFREKILMDRFGIQINKTSINSVLLIFTIGVTWSSVHYLLDVLRRVATDFDHEEAAASRDDRALHQRRVEEITEDLPALPDFSEFDNTFKPDDGSSFGDMRSAFYAGYEDTDREHVMIGEAGRRLADGKSLVSTGFVVPYPPGFPVLVPGQVVSKQILYFLAQLDVKEIHGYNPELGLSVFTEDALKRIYAARCADTSTG comes from the coding sequence ATGGATCGAGACGGCAGACACCCGAGACGGCTGTGCGTCTCCGCGCTGGCGGCGGTGGCCAACCCGTCGTATTCGCGGGTCGACACCTGGAACCTGCTCGACGACGCCTGCCACCAACTCGCGGTGGTCGATCGCGCCGGAATGGACACCAGCCACGAGGCGGCCCGGGTCCGCCGCCTGCTCAACCGGCTCAGCGCCTACGAGCGCTACTGGATCTACCCGGGCCCGGAGAACCTCGCGGCCTACTGCGGCTACCTCGACCAGCTGGCCACCGTCAGCCTGGCCGAGCAGGTGTCGCTGGCGGTGCGACTGCTCTCCGAATATGGCGATCGCGCAGCGCTTTTCGACACTTCGTCGTCGCTGGCCGACCAGGAACTGGTGGCCCGCGCCAAGGAACAGCAGTTCTACACGGTGCTGCTGGCCGACGACGCGCCGGTCAACGCGCCCGAGGGTCTGGCGGAGAGCCTGCGCGCGGTCCGCGACATCGGCGACGACGTGCAGTTCGAACTGCTGGTGGTCTCCAGCGTCGAGGACGCGATCACCGCGGTCGCGCTGAACGGGGAGATCCAGGCCGCGATCATCCGGCACGACATCCCGTTGCGCTCCCACGACCGGGTGCCGTTGATGACCACGCTGCTCGGCCCGAACGACGAAGTGATCGCCACCGACCGCACCCACGACTGGGTCGAGTGCGGCGAGTGGATTCGCGAACTGCGACCGCACATCGACCTCTACCTGCTCACCGACGAGTCGATCGCCGCCGAGACGGACGAAACGGGCGTCTACGACCGCACCTTCTACCGGCTCAACGACGTCACCGACCTGCACAGCACCGTGCTGGGTGGGATCAGAAGCCGTTACGCCACACCATTTTTCGACGCCTTGCGGGCCTACGCCGCGCGGCCGGCCGGCCAGTTTCACGCGCTGCCCGTCGCTCGCGGCGCCAGCATCTTCAACTCGAAGACGTTGCGGGACATGGGGGAGTTCTACGGCCGCAACATCTTCATGGCGGAGACGTCGACCACCTCGGGTGGACTCGATTCGCTGCTCGACCCGCACGGCAACATCAAAAAGGCGATGGACAAGGCCGCGCACACCTGGAACTCCGACCACACCTACTTCGTCACCAACGGCACCTCGACCGCCAACAAGATCGTCGTGCAGTCGCTGACCCGGCCGGGCGACATCGTGCTGATCGACCGCAACTGCCACAAGTCACACCACTACGGCCTGGTGCTGGCCGGGGCGTACCCGTTGTATCTGGATGCCTATGAGCTGCAACCGTTTGCGATCTACGGCGCGGTGTCGCTGCAGACCATCAAGAAGGCGCTGCTCGACCTCGAAGCGGCGGGGCAGCTGCACAAAGTGCGCATGCTGCTGCTCACCAACTGCACCTTCGACGGCGTCGTCTACAACCCGCGACGAGTGATGGAGGAGGTGCTGGCGATCAAGCCGGACATCTGCTTCCTGTGGGACGAGGCGTGGTACGCGTTCGCCACCGCGGTGCCGTGGGCGCGGCAACGCACCGCGATGGTCTCAGCCGAACGACTCGAATCGATGTTGTCATCGCCCGCCTACGCGCAGGAGTATCTGCAGTGGAAGGAGTCGATGCGGGACATCCCGCGCAGCGAGTGGGGCGAGCACCGGCTGCTTCCCGATCCCAGCCAGGCCCGGGTGCGGGTCTACGCGACGCACTCGACCCACAAGTCGCTGTCGGCGCTGCGCCAGGCGTCGATGATCCACATCCGCGATCAGGACTTCAATTCGCTGTCCCGAGACGCCTTCGGTGAGGCGTTCCTGACACACACCTCGACCTCGCCCAACCAGCAACTGCTGGCCTCGCTCGACCTGGCCCGTCGCCAGGTCGACATCGAAGGCTTCCAGATGGTTCGCTACGTCTACGACATGGCGCTGGTCTTCCGGCATCGCGTGCGCAAGGACCGGTTGATCGGCAAGTGGTTCCGCATCCTCGACGAATCCGATTTGGTGCCAAACGAATTCAGGCAGTCGGCGGTCAGTTCCTATCGGCAGGTGCGCCAGGGTGCGCTTGCGGACTGGAACGAGGCGTGGCGGTCCGACCAGTTCGTGCTCGACCCGACGCGGGTCACGCTGTTCATCGGCAAGACCGGCATGAACGGCTTCGACTTCCGCGAGAAGATCCTGATGGACCGCTTCGGCATCCAGATCAACAAGACGTCGATCAACAGCGTGCTGCTGATCTTCACCATCGGGGTGACCTGGTCGAGCGTGCATTACCTGCTCGACGTGCTGCGCCGGGTCGCGACCGACTTCGACCACGAGGAGGCCGCGGCGAGCCGCGACGACCGCGCGCTGCATCAGCGCCGGGTCGAGGAGATCACCGAGGACCTTCCCGCGCTGCCGGACTTCAGCGAGTTCGACAACACGTTCAAGCCCGACGACGGCAGCTCGTTCGGCGACATGCGGTCGGCGTTCTACGCGGGTTACGAGGACACCGACCGTGAACACGTGATGATCGGGGAGGCGGGCCGGCGGCTTGCCGACGGAAAGTCCTTGGTGTCAACTGGTTTCGTGGTGCCCTATCCGCCGGGCTTCCCGGTGCTGGTGCCCGGCCAGGTGGTGTCCAAGCAGATCCTGTATTTCCTGGCGCAACTCGATGTCAAAGAGATCCACGGATACAACCCGGAACTGGGCCTGTCGGTGTTCACCGAGGACGCACTCAAACGCATCTACGCGGCGCGGTGCGCGGATACGTCGACCGGCTAG
- a CDS encoding GntR family transcriptional regulator — protein sequence MAVPLPIRQPRADRARQVADVLRQQIHSGVYDHNLPGETALSAEFSVSRNTIREALTTLKNEGLIERGPKVGTHVAQRKYDHGLDTLLGLKETFKSYGEVRNEVRAAMTVSAPPSVAQRLRLDPGQQVVFVERLRYLGGLPLSIDLTYLQPDIGAQVLTHSLETNDIFALIEQLTGRRLGAASLALEAIPADAHSAAALQVPDGAPLLMLERLTSLNDGRPVDLEYIRMRGDRITMRGNLIRTEP from the coding sequence GTGGCCGTACCATTGCCGATCCGACAACCCCGCGCCGATCGCGCGCGCCAGGTCGCCGATGTGTTGCGCCAGCAGATCCACTCCGGCGTCTACGACCACAACCTGCCTGGTGAGACGGCGCTGTCGGCGGAATTCTCGGTGTCGCGCAACACCATTCGCGAGGCCCTCACCACGTTGAAGAACGAGGGCCTGATCGAGCGCGGCCCCAAAGTCGGCACCCACGTGGCGCAGCGCAAGTACGACCACGGCCTCGACACCCTGCTGGGCCTGAAGGAGACATTCAAGAGCTACGGCGAGGTCCGCAACGAAGTGCGTGCCGCGATGACGGTGTCGGCGCCGCCATCAGTCGCGCAGCGGCTTCGGCTCGACCCGGGACAGCAGGTGGTGTTCGTCGAACGGCTGCGATACCTCGGCGGATTGCCGCTCAGCATCGACCTGACCTACCTGCAGCCCGACATCGGCGCCCAGGTGTTGACGCACTCGCTGGAGACCAACGACATCTTCGCGCTCATCGAACAGCTCACCGGCCGCCGGCTCGGGGCGGCGTCGTTGGCGCTGGAAGCGATTCCGGCCGATGCACATTCGGCTGCGGCGCTGCAGGTGCCGGACGGCGCACCGCTGCTGATGCTGGAGCGACTGACCAGCCTCAACGACGGCCGGCCCGTCGACCTCGAATACATCCGGATGCGTGGCGACCGAATCACCATGCGCGGCAACTTGATAAGGACCGAACCATGA